One Desulfobacterales bacterium genomic window, GCGGATCTTTTTGTTGATATGGAACTTGCCGGCGGATAAATGGGGCTGTTTAGTCCTTATCATCCTTGATCATTTCAAATAACTCTTTAACAATTTTAGGATGCAATATTTTTCCTGCATGAAAGGGAATGAAGCAGTTAATCGATCAGGCTTAACAGGCATGAGCTACTTTGACCTCTAAAGGAGCAATAAAATAATTTGATTCTTTGAGTTTTGCCAGTTGATCCGGCTGTAGAGTTTCAATATAGAGTTCTACAGCTTCCTTAATATTATTAAGCGCCTCTTCCATAGTATCCCCCTGACTTACACAACCCTTTAATGCAGGCACATAGGCAAAATACCCATCATTATCTTTTTCAATTATTGCATTGAATTGCAT contains:
- a CDS encoding type II toxin-antitoxin system HicB family antitoxin, whose translation is MQFNAIIEKDNDGYFAYVPALKGCVSQGDTMEEALNNIKEAVELYIETLQPDQLAKLKESNYFIAPLEVKVAHAC